The Clostridia bacterium genomic sequence CAGGCGGAAAAGACAGTATGGTTCTTCTTAACGCTATGTGGGAACTTAGAAGATTTTATCCTAAAAAATTTGATATAATAGGCATAACTGTTGATATGGGTTTTCCTGATTTTAATGCCGACCCTGTCTATCAGTTTACCAAGGAAAAAGGAATTCCTTACGAAATAGTAAAAACTCAGATAAAAGAGATAATATTTGATATAAGAAAAGAATCAAACCCATGTTCCTTATGTTCCAAAATGAGAAAAGGCGCTTTAAATGAAGCAGCAAAAGATTTAGGTTATAAAAAAGTTGCTTTAGGACATCATTTTGACGATGTGATAGAAACATTCTTTCTATGCTTATT encodes the following:
- a CDS encoding tRNA 2-thiocytidine biosynthesis protein TtcA — encoded protein: MINDGDKIAVGVSGGKDSMVLLNAMWELRRFYPKKFDIIGITVDMGFPDFNADPVYQFTKEKGIPYEIVKTQIKEIIFDIRKESNPCSLCSKMRKGALNEAAKDLGYKKVALGHHFDDVIETFFLCLLYEGRIGCFSPVTYLDRTDINQIRPLIYAHEYDVINCAKRNNLPVIKNPCPADGNTKREDIKNFIKNTEKIYPDLKDRVFGSLVRGNIDDWGII